A genome region from Flavobacterium sp. CFS9 includes the following:
- a CDS encoding OmpA family protein, producing the protein MKIKSLTLLLIACIILACNSNKKQNDVTDNTDSLVSPQTTETTSESSSAKNFNINSIPVSDKPLGAFPYFNLPENYEDTSKNNIADYDVAYFWVKDHFEKPEGKIFYSRIKAKEGKSYSELEVTRNLDELIKSVDGVKISEMKVPADSSHTIPDNNRVKYMNGYGFMANAITTTYLIRRADRNIWIQLTPYDDAVSTGWMVLETKPFKMTASLIKADAIKKELDTKGHIALYINFDTDKATIKTESSPIIDEIQKLLTANSNLKIAIEGHTDNSGDAAHNKKLSEQRANAVKASLTSKGINASRLQTKGWGSDKPIVDNTSEENKAKNRRVEIVKV; encoded by the coding sequence ATGAAAATCAAATCCTTAACATTGCTTCTAATTGCATGCATCATCCTGGCATGCAATTCCAACAAAAAACAGAATGATGTGACAGATAACACAGATTCTCTTGTATCGCCTCAAACGACCGAAACCACTTCCGAATCGTCATCGGCTAAAAATTTCAATATCAATTCGATTCCGGTTTCAGACAAACCTCTGGGTGCATTTCCTTATTTTAATCTACCCGAAAACTACGAAGACACTTCAAAAAACAATATTGCTGATTACGACGTTGCTTATTTTTGGGTAAAAGATCATTTCGAAAAACCGGAAGGAAAAATTTTCTACTCCAGAATTAAAGCAAAAGAAGGGAAATCATACAGTGAACTTGAAGTAACACGCAATCTGGATGAATTAATTAAAAGTGTGGACGGAGTAAAAATCTCTGAAATGAAAGTCCCGGCAGATTCTTCTCATACAATCCCGGACAACAATCGTGTAAAATATATGAATGGTTATGGTTTTATGGCCAATGCCATCACGACAACCTATTTGATCCGACGTGCAGACCGAAACATCTGGATTCAGCTTACTCCTTATGATGATGCTGTTTCGACAGGATGGATGGTTTTAGAAACAAAACCTTTTAAGATGACTGCTTCTCTCATTAAAGCGGATGCCATAAAAAAAGAACTTGATACTAAAGGACACATCGCTTTGTATATTAATTTCGATACTGATAAGGCTACTATAAAAACAGAATCTTCACCTATAATTGATGAGATTCAGAAATTGTTAACGGCCAATTCTAACCTTAAAATTGCTATTGAGGGTCATACAGACAATAGCGGTGATGCAGCCCACAACAAAAAACTTTCGGAACAAAGAGCAAATGCCGTAAAAGCTTCACTAACTTCTAAAGGGATAAATGCCTCGAGGCTGCAAACAAAAGGCTGGGGTTCTGACAAACCAATTGTTGACAATACAAGCGAAGAGAACAAAGCAAAAAACCGCAGGGTAGAAATTGTAAAAGTATAA
- a CDS encoding ribonuclease HII, translated as MLQKNFSGYLLETGTDEAGRGCLAGPVTAAAVILPANFENQILNDSKQLSEKARFLLRPIIEEQAICFAVTHLLPDEIDEINILNASMKGMQECVLKLSPAPEFIIVDGNRSLNAKLGLRNTVGKQFSSTEIELLKSIPNQSIIKGDAKFLSIAAASVLAKTYRDEYMDKIHEEFPMYNWKKNKGYPTTEHREAIKKYGTTKYHRMSFKLLPTQLELF; from the coding sequence ATGCTTCAAAAAAACTTCTCAGGATACCTTTTAGAAACCGGAACTGATGAAGCAGGCCGGGGATGTCTGGCTGGTCCGGTAACTGCAGCGGCCGTAATTCTACCTGCCAATTTTGAAAACCAAATTTTGAACGACAGCAAACAATTGTCTGAAAAAGCACGATTCTTATTAAGACCTATTATAGAAGAGCAGGCCATCTGTTTTGCCGTTACACATTTACTGCCTGATGAGATTGATGAAATAAACATTCTGAATGCTTCAATGAAAGGAATGCAGGAATGTGTATTAAAGCTAAGCCCTGCTCCTGAATTTATTATTGTTGACGGAAACCGATCGCTGAATGCCAAACTAGGATTAAGAAATACGGTTGGCAAACAATTCTCTTCAACTGAAATTGAATTACTAAAATCAATCCCTAATCAAAGTATCATAAAAGGTGATGCTAAATTTTTAAGTATTGCGGCGGCTTCGGTTCTTGCTAAAACCTATCGTGATGAATACATGGATAAAATTCATGAAGAATTCCCAATGTACAACTGGAAAAAAAACAAAGGCTATCCCACAACGGAACATCGCGAAGCCATTAAAAAATACGGTACAACCAAATATCATCGAATGTCTTTTAAATTACTCCCTACTCAGTTAGAGCTATTCTAA
- a CDS encoding SusC/RagA family TonB-linked outer membrane protein, protein MKLKFKWIFTLVVALSMQFSFAQERTVTGKVSDKTGVIPGVNVLVKGSKVSTQTDFDGSYSIKAKTGDVLVYSYVGMNNKQVTVGSSNSVNVVLESEAQLMNEVVVVGYGVQKRKEVTGSISKIAGSDISNLVTPSFEGVLAGRATGVQVVTNTGLIGAAPRIRIRGIGSISGSTEPLIVVDGIPIYSGDIGGVAPTNGLADINPDDIESFDILKDGAATAIYGSRAANGVVLITTKSGKKGTLKVSYSSVFGVASAAKKYDLLETPDFLVISNEKRTNRGLSPWAVGNTYNTDWQGAVLRNAPQMTHNLNFSGGSDKTKYYLSLGYTDLEGINLANNMKKYSIRANIDQDINRWLSFGTNLSVNRTEYNGLNSGANSLSGNFFNTIRQLPNTPIYDALDPTGYNLSPNNATVGQWDNLAPVGDNITNIIYVLKNNKYESTTTRIIASLFANAKITSDLSYKLQVSADNASTDGYQFWNPVHGDGRSSNGSVYQDNTGLLRWNWQNILNYKHTFAEDHNLGVTGVAEYQKSRTKIFWGSGSDIIGDFFNKNLVSNTYNTRDSGGGVTEKGIISYLGRVTYNYKEKYFIQGSLRRDGISQFESDVRYHNFPGVSAGWTVSKENFMQPISNTLSDLKLRGSYSQVGNVEVLGGASYPSKDLTIGSPYGSSNGIGYWQFSNPLLEWETSTKVDFGLDLGLFNNRLTLSFDYFKNNIDNLVLAAPQPPSIGIPNNVVNQNVGKMYNQGYEFAATFKAINNENFKWDVSSNLTLTKNKVTALYQGQPIIGGSSTDTSIAPNIIIQQGESINSLYGFRYWGVNKANGNPVYYKADGSLVQGNLPGATYSVFDPNNPAAAGATASLTASDRTILGNTLPTYYGSVSSNMKYKNLDFGFMFRFSGGNKIFNATRRELMNQNFNNNGTEILGRWQSVDNPGDGWTPRLYSGTNTTTNLSGSASTRFVEKADFISLDNISIGYTLPKMLLDKIKVDNFRLFVQAQNIWLISDYKGLNPEMETSGVDVNGTPRSKVISVGLNVSL, encoded by the coding sequence ATGAAATTAAAATTTAAATGGATTTTTACGCTGGTTGTGGCGTTGTCTATGCAGTTTTCTTTTGCTCAGGAGAGAACTGTTACTGGAAAAGTCTCTGATAAAACAGGGGTAATTCCGGGAGTAAATGTTCTTGTGAAAGGGTCTAAAGTAAGTACTCAAACTGATTTTGACGGAAGTTATTCCATAAAGGCAAAGACAGGTGATGTTTTAGTTTATTCGTATGTTGGTATGAATAACAAACAAGTAACTGTTGGTTCTTCAAATTCAGTGAATGTAGTGCTGGAGTCAGAAGCTCAATTAATGAATGAGGTTGTAGTGGTAGGTTACGGTGTACAAAAGAGAAAGGAAGTAACTGGTTCGATCTCTAAAATTGCCGGAAGTGACATCTCTAATCTTGTAACTCCGAGTTTCGAAGGAGTATTAGCAGGTAGAGCAACTGGGGTTCAGGTTGTAACTAACACCGGACTTATTGGAGCTGCTCCAAGAATTAGAATTAGAGGTATCGGATCTATCTCAGGTAGTACAGAGCCGTTAATTGTTGTTGATGGTATTCCAATTTATTCTGGTGATATTGGAGGGGTTGCTCCTACAAATGGTTTGGCAGATATCAATCCGGACGATATTGAATCTTTTGATATTTTAAAAGATGGTGCTGCAACTGCGATTTATGGATCCAGAGCTGCGAACGGAGTTGTTTTGATTACTACTAAGAGCGGAAAGAAAGGGACTCTTAAAGTTTCTTACTCAAGTGTTTTTGGTGTTGCAAGTGCTGCTAAGAAATATGATTTGTTAGAAACTCCTGATTTTCTGGTAATTTCTAATGAAAAAAGAACTAACAGAGGGTTATCTCCTTGGGCTGTTGGAAATACTTACAATACAGACTGGCAAGGTGCTGTTTTAAGAAATGCACCTCAAATGACGCATAATCTTAATTTCAGTGGAGGTTCTGATAAAACAAAATACTATTTATCTTTAGGATATACTGATTTAGAAGGTATCAATTTAGCTAATAATATGAAGAAATATTCAATTAGAGCTAATATTGATCAGGATATCAACAGATGGTTAAGTTTTGGTACAAATTTAAGTGTAAACAGAACAGAATATAATGGATTGAATAGTGGTGCAAATAGTTTATCTGGTAACTTTTTTAATACTATCAGACAGTTGCCAAATACTCCTATTTATGATGCTCTTGATCCAACAGGTTATAATCTTTCGCCAAATAATGCAACGGTTGGTCAATGGGATAACTTAGCTCCGGTAGGAGATAATATTACCAATATTATTTATGTATTAAAGAATAATAAATACGAGTCAACAACAACGAGAATTATTGCAAGCCTTTTTGCAAATGCAAAAATTACTTCTGATTTAAGTTATAAATTACAGGTAAGTGCAGATAATGCTTCAACAGATGGATACCAATTCTGGAATCCTGTACACGGAGACGGACGTTCATCGAATGGTAGTGTTTATCAGGACAATACAGGGCTTTTGAGATGGAACTGGCAGAATATTTTGAATTACAAACATACTTTTGCTGAAGATCACAATCTGGGAGTAACCGGTGTTGCTGAATATCAAAAATCAAGAACTAAGATTTTCTGGGGATCTGGAAGTGATATTATTGGTGATTTCTTTAATAAAAACTTAGTGAGTAATACTTATAATACCAGAGATTCCGGTGGTGGTGTTACTGAAAAAGGAATTATATCTTATTTAGGACGTGTTACTTATAACTACAAAGAGAAGTATTTTATTCAGGGATCTCTTAGACGTGACGGAATTTCTCAATTCGAATCAGATGTTAGATACCATAATTTCCCTGGAGTTTCTGCAGGTTGGACAGTTTCTAAGGAAAATTTTATGCAGCCAATCAGTAATACGCTTTCTGATTTGAAATTAAGAGGATCTTATTCTCAGGTTGGTAACGTTGAGGTTTTAGGTGGTGCTTCTTATCCTTCAAAAGATCTTACAATTGGTTCTCCATACGGTTCTTCTAATGGTATTGGGTATTGGCAATTTAGTAACCCTTTATTGGAATGGGAAACTTCAACTAAAGTTGATTTTGGTTTAGATTTAGGATTGTTTAACAATCGTTTGACATTATCATTTGATTATTTTAAGAACAATATCGATAATTTAGTTTTGGCGGCACCACAACCTCCATCCATCGGTATTCCTAATAACGTAGTCAATCAGAATGTTGGTAAGATGTACAATCAGGGATATGAGTTTGCGGCTACTTTTAAGGCAATTAATAATGAAAACTTTAAATGGGATGTCTCTTCTAATTTAACACTTACTAAAAATAAAGTTACGGCTTTATACCAAGGACAGCCAATCATAGGCGGATCGTCTACAGATACAAGTATTGCTCCAAATATTATTATTCAACAGGGAGAATCAATTAACTCTTTATATGGATTTAGATACTGGGGAGTTAATAAAGCAAATGGTAACCCTGTTTATTACAAAGCAGATGGTAGTTTAGTACAAGGAAACCTTCCAGGTGCGACTTATTCTGTTTTTGATCCAAATAATCCGGCAGCAGCAGGTGCAACAGCATCATTAACTGCTTCAGACAGAACTATTTTAGGAAATACATTACCAACTTATTACGGATCTGTTAGCTCTAACATGAAATATAAAAATCTTGATTTTGGTTTTATGTTCAGATTTAGCGGCGGTAACAAAATTTTCAATGCTACCAGAAGAGAGTTAATGAACCAAAACTTTAACAACAATGGAACAGAAATTTTAGGAAGATGGCAAAGTGTTGATAATCCAGGAGATGGATGGACACCAAGATTGTATTCAGGTACTAATACTACTACAAACCTTAGCGGAAGTGCATCTACTCGTTTTGTTGAAAAAGCTGATTTTATCTCACTTGATAACATAAGTATTGGTTATACATTACCTAAAATGTTGTTAGATAAAATTAAAGTAGATAACTTCAGACTATTTGTTCAGGCACAAAATATCTGGCTGATTTCAGATTACAAAGGTTTAAATCCTGAAATGGAAACATCTGGAGTAGATGTTAACGGAACTCCGCGTTCTAAAGTAATTTCAGTTGGATTAAATGTAAGTTTATAA
- a CDS encoding RagB/SusD family nutrient uptake outer membrane protein, producing MKNIIKTILLSVAVLGMSSCSEDKILDLKPVNNILSPDAFTTPTLIESYMNGVYNAAAIGQYNSTGANGGRGYVWGAAYVEQGECRGEDVVNMATFYDLTYSSTFDATSANNVYYWVDGYRLINRCNLMIEGTTDAVAKGIITKAAGDDYIGQCKFLRAITHLELLTYFARPYNDTPGATHAGIPYRVVGVNTQAEIDSETVKPRNTVADCYTKILADLNDAETLITTGNSTAFASRVVGRASKWAAIAFKTRLYLQKRDWANVIVEGNKLTGAFALTADPYAPFQNTTGRNTSNSESIFSIQHAATSNPGVNAALASMLKDRALVCISPIIWRDADWKTDDKRREEGKFIYTAAGIKYTNKYTDVTNRTDAAPVIRYAEVVLNMAEAQARLSNSAPALTLLNSVRNRSLANPFPTAGNPVGQAYTAASFATDADLVKAILKERRIEFLQEGRRWTDIHRLQKDPIASVATNGVPAKVASAATPPTAAFVLGNSFAITTPVAAIPYDDFRFLWPIPQIEMNTNPGLGQNPGWN from the coding sequence ATGAAAAATATAATAAAAACAATTTTACTTTCTGTAGCTGTGCTCGGGATGAGTTCATGTTCAGAAGACAAGATATTGGATTTAAAACCAGTAAATAACATTTTAAGTCCTGATGCTTTTACAACACCAACTTTGATTGAGAGTTATATGAACGGTGTTTACAATGCGGCAGCTATTGGTCAATACAACTCTACCGGTGCAAACGGAGGTAGAGGTTATGTTTGGGGAGCTGCGTATGTAGAGCAGGGAGAATGTAGAGGTGAAGATGTTGTTAATATGGCTACATTTTATGATTTGACATATAGCTCGACTTTTGATGCAACTTCAGCAAACAATGTTTACTATTGGGTGGATGGTTACAGATTAATTAACAGATGTAACCTTATGATTGAGGGTACAACAGATGCTGTTGCGAAAGGGATCATCACTAAAGCAGCTGGAGACGATTATATTGGTCAGTGTAAATTTTTAAGAGCAATTACACATTTAGAATTGCTTACTTATTTTGCAAGACCATATAATGATACCCCAGGGGCAACTCACGCAGGTATCCCTTATAGAGTAGTTGGGGTTAATACACAAGCTGAAATTGACTCAGAAACAGTAAAACCTAGAAATACGGTAGCTGATTGTTATACCAAAATTTTGGCTGATTTAAATGATGCAGAAACTTTAATTACTACAGGTAATTCAACTGCATTTGCATCAAGAGTTGTGGGTAGAGCTTCTAAGTGGGCAGCAATTGCTTTCAAAACGAGATTGTATCTTCAAAAAAGAGACTGGGCAAATGTAATTGTGGAAGGGAATAAGCTAACTGGAGCTTTTGCATTAACAGCAGATCCTTATGCTCCATTTCAAAATACTACTGGTCGTAATACAAGTAACTCTGAGTCTATTTTCTCTATTCAGCATGCTGCTACTTCTAATCCAGGTGTAAATGCTGCATTAGCCAGTATGTTAAAAGACAGAGCTCTGGTTTGTATTAGCCCTATTATATGGAGAGATGCCGATTGGAAGACTGATGATAAACGAAGAGAAGAAGGAAAATTTATCTATACTGCAGCAGGTATTAAATACACGAATAAATATACAGATGTTACTAACCGTACAGATGCTGCACCGGTTATCAGATATGCTGAAGTAGTATTGAATATGGCTGAAGCTCAGGCACGTTTGTCAAATTCAGCACCAGCTCTAACTTTGTTGAACTCTGTAAGAAACAGATCTTTAGCTAATCCTTTTCCAACTGCAGGAAACCCAGTTGGGCAGGCTTATACAGCCGCTTCATTTGCTACAGATGCTGATTTGGTTAAAGCGATTCTAAAAGAAAGAAGAATCGAATTTTTACAGGAAGGCCGAAGATGGACCGATATTCATAGATTACAAAAAGATCCAATTGCAAGTGTTGCGACCAACGGAGTTCCTGCTAAAGTGGCTAGTGCTGCTACACCTCCTACAGCTGCATTTGTTTTAGGTAATAGTTTTGCGATTACAACTCCTGTTGCTGCGATACCATATGATGACTTTAGATTTTTGTGGCCAATACCTCAAATTGAAATGAATACTAATCCAGGACTAGGACAAAATCCAGGATGGAATTAA
- a CDS encoding putative porin: protein MRIFIFLYLLLVPAFMFSQEKKIPKSNLDMNTKYSSITDTVKKKKSKIATIDQYQIITLEHDTTYVDTSLTLKSAYKQNHLRKDDFGLLAFSNIGQTFNTLQYSLTSFSPYPEIGFSGKHFNYMQADQINYYSAATPLTELFFNTTINKGQNVDSFITLNTSKNLNFSIAYKGLRSEGDYINQLVSAGNFRFTTSYATTDKRYAINAHYTYQDISNEENGGITTPTDFESDNKDYKNRQRLQVYLTDAKSFLKGRRLFFDHAFRVNPKNGNNNLYVTHQFNYENKLFEYNQATLTSTVGNGTTFQRFGDSYVTSGINDKTKYERLYNKAGLAYENSLLGKFNFFVDDYRSNYEYGRIIVRADKSVVPDNLFVQINNFGGQYEYQKNKWNGRFLYSRSITNQSLSNLDAKLRYDMTDKIQFDFRYRNINKLPNNNFNLYQSSYTEYNWSHNFKNEKINSLSANVSTPWLNAEVQYTVLNDHLYFRDKSTDAQAAAHIQIIEPAQYGNAINYLEIKASREFKFGRFALDNTLLYQKVGQSDLILNVPDFVTRNTFYYSGYFFKKALYMQSGVVFNYFTKYYGNDYNPVIGEFFVQNDKKIGGYPLFDLFLNARIRQTRFYFKAEHINALFSKSDYYSAPNNPYRDFVIRFGLVWNFFQ, encoded by the coding sequence ATGAGAATATTCATTTTTCTATATCTTTTACTAGTACCGGCTTTTATGTTTTCGCAGGAAAAGAAGATTCCTAAAAGTAATTTAGACATGAACACCAAATACTCAAGTATAACAGATACAGTAAAAAAGAAAAAATCTAAAATTGCTACCATAGATCAGTATCAGATTATCACATTGGAACACGATACAACCTATGTTGATACCTCGCTAACTTTAAAGAGTGCTTACAAACAAAATCACCTTAGAAAAGACGATTTCGGACTTTTGGCTTTCTCGAATATCGGACAGACATTTAATACATTACAATACAGTCTGACCAGTTTTTCTCCTTATCCTGAAATTGGTTTTAGTGGTAAACATTTTAATTATATGCAGGCCGATCAGATTAATTATTATTCGGCGGCTACTCCTTTAACAGAATTGTTCTTTAATACTACTATTAATAAAGGACAAAACGTAGACTCCTTTATTACCTTGAACACCTCAAAAAATCTTAATTTCTCGATTGCATACAAAGGTCTCCGCTCAGAAGGAGATTATATCAATCAGCTGGTAAGTGCCGGAAATTTTAGGTTTACAACCAGTTATGCTACAACGGATAAAAGATATGCTATAAATGCACATTATACGTATCAGGATATTTCTAATGAAGAGAATGGAGGGATTACGACCCCTACAGATTTTGAAAGTGATAACAAGGATTATAAGAACCGTCAGCGATTACAAGTGTATCTTACAGATGCCAAATCCTTTTTAAAAGGAAGACGTTTGTTTTTTGATCATGCATTCAGAGTAAATCCAAAGAACGGAAACAACAATTTATATGTAACACACCAGTTTAATTACGAAAATAAACTTTTTGAGTACAATCAGGCAACATTAACTTCAACTGTTGGTAATGGGACGACGTTTCAGCGCTTTGGAGATTCATATGTCACAAGCGGTATTAACGATAAAACGAAATACGAAAGGCTTTACAATAAGGCAGGACTAGCTTACGAAAACTCTCTTCTGGGAAAATTTAATTTTTTTGTAGACGATTACAGATCCAATTACGAGTATGGGAGAATTATTGTGAGAGCAGACAAGTCAGTTGTCCCGGATAATTTATTTGTGCAAATTAATAATTTCGGAGGTCAGTACGAATACCAAAAAAATAAATGGAACGGTCGTTTTTTATATTCAAGATCGATTACAAATCAGTCACTTTCTAACTTAGATGCGAAACTGAGATACGATATGACTGATAAAATTCAGTTTGATTTCAGATATCGTAACATCAATAAATTGCCAAACAACAATTTCAATTTATACCAAAGCAGTTACACGGAATACAACTGGTCGCATAATTTCAAAAATGAAAAAATTAATTCGCTTAGTGCCAATGTTTCAACACCTTGGCTAAATGCAGAAGTTCAATATACCGTTTTAAATGATCATCTTTATTTCAGAGATAAATCTACTGATGCTCAGGCAGCTGCACATATTCAGATAATTGAGCCGGCTCAATATGGGAATGCGATTAATTATCTGGAGATTAAAGCAAGCCGTGAGTTTAAATTTGGCCGATTTGCATTAGATAACACACTTTTATATCAAAAAGTAGGTCAATCGGATTTGATTCTTAATGTACCAGATTTTGTGACCAGAAACACGTTCTATTACTCGGGTTACTTTTTTAAGAAAGCATTGTACATGCAATCCGGAGTTGTATTCAATTATTTTACAAAATATTACGGGAATGACTATAATCCGGTAATAGGAGAGTTCTTTGTTCAGAATGATAAAAAGATTGGCGGTTATCCGTTATTCGATCTTTTTCTAAATGCCAGAATTCGTCAGACCCGATTTTATTTTAAAGCAGAACATATAAACGCTTTATTCTCAAAAAGCGATTATTATTCAGCACCTAATAATCCATATCGTGATTTCGTAATCCGATTTGGTTTGGTTTGGAATTTCTTCCAATAA